The Bacteroidales bacterium genome contains a region encoding:
- a CDS encoding O-antigen ligase family protein, giving the protein MLAFLKKYNINDALLLLILITLPLAEHWNSKILLLTALIVIIRLYKEFKISFPKISWLYLLFFLFSCISYFWSEDKLETFESIIKLLPFLLFSIGYKLFFSFKDIDKTVRISAIIFLLYGLILTLLAYFRYQETQDTETFFYHKLTAPLEANAIYIALLFGLVYIFLLYTVLFKESKSKTLDISLTILLFGFQLLLSSKMILSILILISLLFFIKYLKTSGFSKKKLSLGILLVISAVALIGTSTFTKNRFKEILNYKQIEDVFEKEYFGPAHYWNGLTLRLFQLRCFYEIEHETNFNSTLGTGFGASQPFLNQKYTEYDLYRGPTGKGENDGYFVYNLHNQYTQILIELGIFGGILILLMLYFFVLYPLTNKNILLLGVGLLFISFALTESYLFRQKGVVSFILFPLLATYQQNKQD; this is encoded by the coding sequence ATGCTTGCCTTCTTAAAAAAATATAATATTAATGATGCGCTCTTGTTATTGATTTTAATAACATTACCATTAGCCGAGCATTGGAATTCTAAAATACTTCTGCTTACAGCACTAATTGTTATCATCCGCTTGTATAAAGAATTCAAAATTAGCTTTCCTAAGATTTCTTGGCTTTATTTATTATTTTTTCTTTTCTCATGCATCTCCTATTTTTGGTCGGAAGATAAGCTTGAAACTTTTGAATCTATTATTAAACTTTTACCCTTCTTACTTTTTTCGATTGGCTATAAACTTTTTTTTTCTTTTAAAGATATTGACAAAACCGTTCGTATTTCAGCAATAATATTTTTACTATATGGTCTAATTCTTACACTCTTGGCTTATTTTCGTTATCAAGAAACACAAGATACCGAAACCTTCTTCTATCACAAATTAACAGCCCCTCTTGAGGCTAATGCCATCTATATCGCTCTGCTATTTGGGCTCGTCTATATCTTCTTATTGTATACCGTCCTTTTCAAAGAAAGTAAAAGCAAGACTCTTGATATTTCTCTGACAATATTATTATTTGGTTTTCAGCTCTTATTAAGCTCCAAAATGATTTTGAGTATTCTTATTCTGATAAGTCTTTTATTCTTTATCAAATACCTTAAAACATCGGGATTTAGTAAAAAAAAATTAAGTCTCGGTATTCTTTTAGTTATCAGTGCAGTAGCTTTGATAGGAACTAGTACTTTCACAAAAAATAGATTTAAAGAAATACTGAATTATAAACAAATAGAAGATGTTTTTGAAAAAGAATATTTTGGACCGGCACACTATTGGAACGGACTTACTTTACGTCTCTTCCAATTACGTTGTTTTTATGAAATTGAGCATGAAACCAATTTCAACAGCACCTTGGGCACTGGTTTTGGAGCAAGTCAGCCATTTTTAAATCAAAAATACACAGAATACGATTTATACCGTGGGCCCACCGGAAAGGGAGAAAACGATGGTTATTTCGTATACAACTTACACAATCAATACACTCAAATTTTAATTGAGCTAGGAATATTTGGAGGGATTTTGATATTGCTTATGCTTTATTTCTTTGTGCTTTATCCGTTAACAAACAAAAATATCTTACTTTTAGGTGTAGGGCTTTTGTTTATTTCATTTGCCTTAACGGAATCCTATCTTTTTAGGCAAAAAGGTGTTGTCAGTTTTATTTTATTTCCTTTATTGGCTACATACCAGCAGAATAAACAAGACTAA